The stretch of DNA ttttcttttcttttacttctttgctCAAGAGAGCAGAGTGACAGTGGAGGTGGTCAGAACTCTTCTTATACTTACATTTTGTGGAAAATACTTAGGTCAGGAAACCAGGGCAGGAGATTCCAGAGGAACACATCTAAATACTTCTCAAACTCCAGTGATGCACTGGAAAAAAGTCTTTGGTCTAGAACATGGGTCCCCAGTTTGGAGTTCACCAAGTTGTTGGAAAGAGGCAGTGAAAGGACCATGCATTCCCTGAATGCTTACTCTGGACCCACCCTGAGAGTGAACATTATGTAGTGATATGAATTTGTGAGCTAATACCAACACTGTTATAAAAAATtgatttggaatattttaaacaatattttataaataaccgAAATAGGAAAGGTTTTATGGGAAGACCACTAGAGGTAAATAATAGATACAATTTCTCTGCTGTTTcaggaatgaaaaatattatggaatattattGGGAAAATATTACTGGAATTTCAGTTTTGAATAAAGGTAtgaatttaaagatgaaaaacaaataacaaaagctAGCAGAAACAATAACAGCCATCTTGTGTCTAATTCTGGGACCACCGTTATCCATactatatttatttctcacagccaCAGTTGTAAACCTCCATCAGTGGATGGAGCTGAAGATCCAtcaggttaattaacttgccaaAAGTTACTAAGGCATCAAAGGGCCAAGTTAGAATTCAAGTTCGGGGGGCGGGAACggtaaattaggagtatgggattagcatatacacactaatatgtgtaaaatatataaccaacaaggacctactctatagtatgggaactatactcaatattttgtaagaacctgtaaggaaaaaaaaatctgaaaatgtatatatacagatatatatacacacacacttatgtatatctgaatcaccatgctgtatacttgaaactaacatgacattgtaaatcaactctacttcaattaaaaaaaaatagatttttaaaaattcagttctaaTACACTCCAAGAGCCAAACTACTTCCATAAtagcatattattattttttcatagatGGTTACTATATAGCAAACCTTaccaaatgtggtatatattgGGGGAAGCAGAGTGAAAGGAAATCATGGTAAAGGGATTtgttggtaaaaaaaaatgttgaacatcCATTCCaaagctttgatttctctttcttgaaaAGTCTGCCAActaagaagaggaaatgagaagaaaatgccTAAAACTAACCTAAACATAGAACTGCTTTTCAAAGGCAAGGGGGTAACATGTATATTGATTTTCTAGCCAAAGAAGAATAAAGTCATATTTGACCTTTGTTTAGGAAACAACTCTGTTCCTTTCCATAAAGTAACTTCTTATTCTTCCTCTTTGGATTActgcttttaaattatattctatattaaaggttaaaatattttctgcccaTACAATGCATCTATAATTTACAGCCCATTGATACGCTTTTCTATTTTGCTCCAAATAGCATATTCCCACCTTAGGGTCTATTATTATGTCTGACAAAATTGAAATGAGAGCATTAAAAGTTTGAATTTAGTGAGGTGTGAGACCCTTAGGGCCTTTGCAATACATTCTTAAAAAGCTAATCCCATACAGTATTGAATTACTCCAGTGCCCTTGAGGAtgtgtattttctgtatttcaagTAATCTAATTCATGGCTCTTGTTTATATATACAAGTAGGGGACATTGCATGGTTACTATATctgccttattttaaaaaaaggatagttttctttattttctgttaagtAGCATATGTATGCTTcattcatattaaatatattgaaatgtaAGCCATTTTTACTGCAAATTTCAATCCTTTTATAAGTATTCTGGATGCAGTAATGTCATCATATTTCTCCCTAGTGTACATCTACGTCCTAGACTTAGTTTCTtagttttaagaatattttctaatttataatatttaatcgTACATTTAGATAAAAATCAACAGGGTACTTAGTAACCAAAATACCTTCCTCAAATGTACAATCATACTATACAATTCGATTTTGATGAATCTCTTATAAATTTCATATTTCAGAATTTATTGTCTACAATACTGTGTGATGAGATTACAAAGAATATGAATTAAGTAAGATCTAACCCAGCAGAATGCCACCTACACCTACATAATAGTCTTCATAAGTTTAACATAATATGACTGAAGTTCTCATACTcttcttattttctgaaaataaataaatgtgtccttgaagtaacattttatttctcctgCAATACTATATGTTTGGAATGCATACAATTTTCTCGAATTTTATATTGTATTCTATATATCTGTGTTTCCTAGATTCTTTTACTTGCAATTTTGAGGAATCTCTCATAAATCATGCCCATGAAAGCAAAATCAATAATGTTAAGAAAATTTAACATCATCAACTTCCTCTTCTAGTCTCTCTCATGAAAgttggagaattttttaaaactgttcatGGATGAAACcaccaacattttaaaacatgagtGCCATATCGAAataagaaatttattctcttaaaatgatttttaaccaTGCTCCCACTTGAATTCACCCAGACCAAAGGTTTTTGTAATGCAAGACATTGTTAAGTCGTCTGGAACAGTCGTCATTCTCAGGGCACCCTTTCTAGTAGAGCATTAACAGAAAAAATTCAATGCTTCGTTTTTCTGACGGActaatacaaattaatttttttttctgaatgtacAATATGGAAATGTGTTCTCATAAAAACATAGTTAGAAGTTTGGGAAGTTGGCATGTATTACTGAAGGATGGCTATTCTGGGACACCAGGTActgggcagagggcaggaaaTTAAAAGATAACGAGATTACACAAGTGGAAGTTACAGCGATGTCATGGGAACACTAACATACATTTTCACGCTGAGAGTTGAGGATGATCTGGCAGGCCATCAGATCTCCTCTTGGCCTATAACTCTACTGGGAGAAAAGGTGAAAGCGTTTGGGGATCCACATTTCAGTTCCTAAGATTAAGACAAAAATATGACTTCAGGAGGAGGACCAGTGCCAAGATGAGACACTTGGGAAGTCAGAGTAATAATCATGAGAGCATAAGCACATGGCATTAGATAAGTTCCTCTTTGAAAGAATCTCCCTAGAGATTTTGATTGATAACCTagtttaaggttttctttttggtATCTTTAATTTATATTCAGTTTCCTGAATTtaagggcagaaaaaaatatcCAGAACTGGGGAAGAGGGCATGGTGTAACTGAGATGGGTGATGAGAAGTCACAAAGGCAAAGGATTTGGAGGAGGGAGATACAATTCCCTGTCTGTGATATGAAGGGCGTCTCTCTACCTGCTGGTACAGAAAGGGTATCTTTTACAttggagatttatttcctgctttcaggggggAAAAAGGGGGTCAGAGTGTTcttttgcactggctgtttcttaagtaactttaattcaaagtCATCGATAtgtcaaagtggcatatttggggacAGCTTGTGTTGAACTTCATCAGCCTTTAATTAAGATGGCTATCCTATGCCATGTGCTGTGCTTAAACTTTTATTGTAGGACCTCCGAACTTCACAACAACActgaaaacattgtttttattttattgctgatAAAAACTGAGTGAAAGCAATGCTAAGTTGGGTCTTTCACAGATTTATCATGACCATTAATGGATGTGGAAATAGAGGGCATAAAAGGGCATGTTGCTCGGCTGAGCTCGCATAGCCAGGCTGCTGCAGGGCAGCCCCAGCTGCAGGGGGTCCATCAGGAGACCTCTCCTCACACCCACAGACTTCAGGGCCGTTGTCTCTGTCAGATTCCTCCTAATGCCTGATGGGAGCCCCTGGATCCTCTCCTAGAATACTGAGAGGAAAGGAGTAAGACACGGTTAACAAATGAGAATGGCTGACCTTGAGAGGGCTTTCTAAGGACAAAATGGACCTGACATTGACTTAGTGTATGCCTTAGGCAGCCCTGGCAGCAGGAGTTGGCATGGCGGGGTATCTAATCAGGCCAATTCCTAGCCCCTgaaggtttttaatttctgaaaagcCAAGTCATTATCTCAGGTGAACTACAGATGTGATTAGGAAGAAGAGAAGACTGCAGGCTTAGCAAAAACTACGATCATACTGGAAAGAAATGCACTTATTCAGAAAAAAGTGCCCTGGCAAACAGCTGAGATGTACAACAGTGAAAACTTAGTTATGCAGTTATTTTAAATTGCACGAAGAAGACTTGTGACATCAGGAGGATGAAGCACCTTCAATTTAGAACTCTTGAGAAATCATGGACGTGAAGACCACTTGGATAAGAATGTGTACGCGCATTAGAGTTAGGACAGAATGCATGGAGTAAAAATCAGGTGAAGTGCGAGCCTGTGAGGTATTAGTTTGACTACCAGTTCCTGCACTTACAAATTATGCCACCTTTTACAAATGACTTATCCTttctgattaaaattttattattattactattattattattattttacttatgtaAAATAGTGGATGATATTGCTAATCAAACGTCCCTCAGATCTCTTCTTTCACAAGTAGTATTTTTGCAATCAAAGATAATTTTCTCATAATAGTAAATGTGGTGTACcactcattaaaataatattttattgtcctgtacatatatataatacagtgCAAATAATGTATTGCAGAGTTATTAAGAAGACaggatttagggcttccctggtggtgcagtggttgagggtccgcctgccgatgcaggggacacgggttcgtgccccggtcggggaggatcccacatgccacggaatggctgggcccgtgagccatggccgctgagcctgtgcgtccggagcctgtgctccgcaacgggagaggccacagcagtgagaggcccgcataccgcaaaaaaaaaaaaaaaaaaaaagagacaggatTTAGAGTCAAATTCATGAATTCAACTCCAGTATTTACCAGCTTAGTTCCTCAGTACGAGTCGCCTCTCTACCTAAGCCtatgttctttctctttctttttttttcttctcttttctttccttcattttttttctcatttctttcttttttttttagtatggaaAACTCATATGTTAGAGAAGGAAAGTTAAAGAACAAAGTAAGTAGAAATTAAATTGAGTCAAATAGTAAATTTAGAGAAGACTGTATAGATCATAAAAATTATGGAGcaatagataaaataatggaGTGAAACTATGATTTGGGGTTCATGATCAAAAAGGTGAGTTGAGCCAAAAGTAGAGTTGAGATCTAACCAAGTGGAGCAGAGGGTCCACCGGAACCTGagcttcactcactcactcctAGTTGCTTGGCAAAAATCACCAACCCTATTCTAGTAATAttataatgagaaagaaaacatcagaAGAGGTCATAAATAGTAATTGGGGGAAGAATTGCacttttattatctcttttctGGTGTGAGATCTGAGAAGGTATTTGGGAGCAATTTGTGTTACAGACAAAAGATCaggttataaataaaataatttgaatcatGTGCCAAAGAGTTAAATTGAGGCTGTGTTCCCAAGAGCTTCTCTGTACACAGCTGACGCTCTTCCTCTCACTGAAGCTGGGTGATTATAAGTAATGAAGtcatatatttacattgttttgcttttttcacacTTGGGAACTGCTGTCTTGAACAAGGAATTCACAGAAACATATTCTTCCAGTTGCTAGAATAAATTGGGTTGAGACTTGAAATATTTTAGCTCTTTGCTGcttaaaatgttttccatgtaCTTTAATTGCCTAGAGAACTGGGCTCACATACAGCAGGTAATAGTAGTAGAAAACGAAGCCAACAACTATTTTGTGGGGTGTGGCTATGAGGCGCTAAGGTGAAAACGATTGTACAAGCCTGTCACCACGCCTGTGTTGAAGATGAACAAAGCTAGTTAAGTGTTAAGGACAGATTTTAATCAGTAATACAATGTTGCAATAGGGAAAAGAGTCCAGtatgaattgaattgaattgagttGAGTTGGGATGTGCAATGAGGTGACTGGGCATTTTTAAAGACGAATGAAGGAAtagtgggggctggggggctcaCTAAGTGAAAACTTACAGAGAGTTAGTGTAAATGCTATTCAAACAAACGTGTCAGTTCACTGGAGATTGTGGAAGTTAGGATTCTTTTCTCCCATGGACACTGTGAGACAGAGGCCCTGTCTTTCCTGATGATCACATTTCAAAGGAAAGCCTTCTTAGGTCACTCTTGAGTTATAGGAGATACATATACATCtcaaagagacagaggagagattCACAATTTTAAGCCCTTTTCAGCAAATGTTTTAAGAAAGTAAGGTTAGTAGCCTCTGGTCAAGGGTTGGCtaaaacaaacagtaaattcttttGGCAACCTTGAGCTTCCTCAGGCAGGCACTTTAAGGGGAAGTGCCATCATCCTAGATATGCAGCCTTGAGCTGTTAGAAGCCGTGTTAGCATTTAAGCCTTTTAATGTAAGTAAAAAAAGGGAGACTAGGTGAAAGCATTTTTTTGCTGAGCATCTGGAGTTTTTATAGGCCAAGGTTGAGGTCTACTCAAATAGAGGGCTCAGAGGAACTTGGCTAGAGTTTGACTGAGGAGAGAATCTGTGTTacgtggcacatagtaagtgcacaGAAAATGCTGTATATCATCACTATTATCTAATTGACTGTTTTCTGTAATCTTATgagttttgttaatcttttaattaaaactgCTTATTTAAGGTCACAGCTTTTCACTACATCCTTTTCTCTAGCTCCTTCTGGTCCTCTCATCCATCATCTTCACAGCATAAGGTCATGAACACAGGGAAAAACATGAGAAGAACTAGTTAGACTGAAATTCACTGGTGCCTGGCCCACACTCTTATCACAATATCACCTAGAATCTTAAGATAGTTTCAAACTGGCTTCCCTGCCACCAGTATTGTCACTTCCTAGATATGCTCTAAAATAATACCATATTTGGGGCTTctccagtggcacagtggttgagagtccacctgcctgatgcaggggatgcaggttcgtgccccggtccgggaagatcccacatgccacagagcggctgggcccatgagccatggctgctgagcctgtgcatccggagcctgtgctctgcaatgggagaggccacagcggtgagaggcccgcgtaccgtaaaaaaaaaaaaaaaagcaaaaaaccataTTTGCCTTTCTAATCAAAAATTTGATTTTTCACGCACTGCTGCAAATTaaacacacacgtgtgcatgcgTACACACAATCATACTCCTTAGCTTAGCACAGATATCCTTTCACGAGTATATACCTACCTTACTTTCCAGCttcttattttgccttttatCCTCTTGTACTTATTTTATCATCACTCTTTGAATAGCATTTGGCCTGAATAGCTATCCTCAATCAATTCTCCACactctaataaaataaattctctcATTCTTCAAGATCTTCATATAGATGACCTCCTCTTTCAAGTTTTCCTTGACTCCAAGATATAGCATCTTCTAGGcttgcactttaaaaatattctgtggaTAATCTAGTAATGGTATTTGACAAATTATACTGGGATGTGTCTCTGTAAGTATGTATTTCTTTCCACAATATCTGAGTGCTAGAAAGGCaagggtttcttttttcctcagttCCTCAGATTAGCAAGGGCTCTGATacacagtagacactcaatatatggtaaataaatgaatggatacgTGTAAAAATGAGTAACAAGAGCAGAAAATGTTACAAAACTTCATTGAATGCTTATGCAGTATGTATGGATCTGTGAGCTTGACACTGCAGCTACAAATACAAATGGGGAAGCATTTAGGTAAGGTTTTAagtgtttttctcatttatttaaagtaatatgTTCCCAACTGAACTTGAACCTGGGTAAATTTGTGCTCTATCATTAACTACTTTTTCTTGGAGGATTGTTATCTAGGGTTTTCAATACAGCAAAGTATAAAAATCACagaatggaaaacaatttgatttGGTGAGAAAAATCCTTGCAAGCTTCAGGTCCCAAactcattatttatttactacTGGAGGCTGTAATCTTTACTCCAAAGAACTGCCCCATCATTTAGAGGTCTTAAATCTGCtgttgaaaaataacatacaaaccAGGGATGGTGATCTGCCTGAGTCAAATTTGGCTTAAGACAAACCGAGGTCTAGTCCTGTAaaaagagcaaatgaatgaaaaggTACAGACAGCACCAGTGCTGCTCTTCCAGGCAGCTGATGCTGACCCTCCTCAAGCATCATTATTCAGCATAAGGAACTTAAATAAAGCAGGTCACTCCACACTCATTCTTTGAGCCTCAGTGACCTGTGAAGGCCTGGACCTAGTGACCTCTACACCTCTACAGGAATATCCTGGTTTGTGGATGATGAAACATTTAGGGGCTTGATATTTCCAAGTTATTATTTAAAGCTTTTTTGATAGACACTGTAAAATTGTTTCTGGTATCTGACAGGAACGTCTGTGCATTGAGTGATGTTCATTTCAAGCACCAATGGTATGGCCTTAAgctgttatttgttttctgagcTTCAATATGCTACTCCAAAAGATGACTTCCCTTTCTCAAAGGCTAtcattgaaattttattattcttatattcaaaaactagaaattaaaaaagcctctggagggcttccctggcggcgcagtggttgagagtctgcctgccgatgcaggggacacgggttcgtgccccggtccgggaaggtcccacatgccgcggagcggctgggcctgtgagccatggccgctgagcctgtgctccgcaacgggagaggccacaacagtgagaggcccacgtacccaaaaaaaaaaaaaaaaagcctctggaggtcagaaattgAGAGAGTGAATTGCTCATTGAGAGGTTAAagctgtgtgtgggtttactgTTGTCATTAGAAATGGATCCTTAGACCTGTCCTCTCCTGCACCCAAAATAGGATAATATGAATGTGTTCTTCTCCAAAAAAAAATATGAACgttcttttatcttttaagaaCAAGTTAAATCATTCACAATGTGGTGTGAATCATAAAGAAACATAATCTCGGGTTCGTGTTAAGGAGGAAACGTGTACCTCTAAAAATGTACAGTGTCTTGTGAAGAGAAAATTCCTCCTGAATATtgcttgttttttccttcctgctAATTTTAGAGGTGTTACCACACAAAACCTGCCTGCATTCAAGATGCAGTGATTGCCAGTGTTTCAATCAGATGGCACTGATAGAAGTGTGATGAGTTTGTACCAATAAcacattcaaaaataatttgtacTAAAAATATGCTCTGTAAGACTTAATTAACATCCAGAGTTCCCAGTTTATACACGagatataaacagaaaatatattttaaaatctttattgcaAGCTTGTATGAAAATTGAATGTATAAATGAGGAAGAGGGTTGTGTAAGGCCATTTGCTAACTAGACAGCTTGGCTAAAAGGGATGTAGACCAGGAGAGGAGTGGGTGACAGATGTGATTTTTATCACCTGTGACCGCATGACTCTTACCATAAGTGGGCCAGATCACagtaaatttaccattttttctaTGTCTTCTATGGTCAGATCAGAGGATGAAGCCCTTGCACTGTAACTGGGTTGTTATACCTGGGGAATTTGGACCTCAGGAACAATAGGTAGGAAGAGGGGATAATGCAATTTTAAAGTCTAAATGGCATCCATAGCCTTATAACTCTGTGCTAGATCCACATCAGTATCAGGGCATCCTCCACTAACAGGACTGTCTCCCTCCTCTGCTTGTTCGCCCATCCTCAAGATGCCAAGCTGACTGAGAGAGCCGCAGAATTACAGCGCGGCGTCGGCGGGACGAAGCGCGCGCCCAGGTCCCTGTCGCGAGAAGGAGGAGGTTGTGATGCGCGGAGGGGAAATGGCTGCCGAAAACAAGCCGGAAGAACGTTTCCCAAAGTGTATTCTGTGGAATTAGCACCTGCAGTGTTCTCAACACCGTGCCACTTATAGATGATCATGGGAATAGCAATAGTCATGTAAAAATC from Phocoena sinus isolate mPhoSin1 chromosome 13, mPhoSin1.pri, whole genome shotgun sequence encodes:
- the LOC116764617 gene encoding calmodulin-binding transcription activator 1-like; protein product: CAEGKWLPKTSRKNVSQSVFCGISTCSVLNTVPLIDDHGNSNSHVKIFSPKKLLECLPKCSSLPKERHRWSTNERL